The sequence below is a genomic window from Clostridium sp. BJN0001.
TAAAAAATTATGATAAAGCAGCTTTTATGACAGCAGCTAGACTTGGTGTTTCGGTGGGAGTTTCTGAATCAACCGTCGTAAGATTTGCAAATGAACTTGGGTTTTCTGGTTATCCACGTTTGCAAAAAGCTCTACAGGAGCTTATAAAAAACAAATTAACAACAGTACAGAGACTTGAATTAAAAAATGATTATTTTTCAGATGGAGATGCACTTAAAGGTGTATTAAAAGCTGATATGGAAAATATACGTTCAACACTTGAAAAAATAAATCAAAATACGTTTGAGAATGTTGTAAAATGTATATTCGATGCAAAAAAAATTTATATAATAGGACTTAGAAGTTCAACAGCATTATCTGAATTTTTAGGATTTTATTTAAATATTATTCTTCAAAATGTTAAAGTTGTAAGTTATGGAATATCTGATGTATTTGAACAGATGATAAACGTCTCAGAAGGAGATTTAGTTATTGGAATTGGTTTTCCAAGATATGCAGCAAAGACAATTGATGCTCTTGAATTTTCAAAAGACAGAGGTGCAAAAGTAGTTGCCCTTACAGATAGTTTATTATCTCCTCTTGCATCAAAAGCTGAATATACATTAATAGCACAAAGTAATATGGCATCTTTTGTGGATTCTTTAGTTGCACCTTTATCTGTTATTAATGCACTTATAATAGCAGTTGGTATGAGAGAAAAAGAAAATATTTCTGATGTATTTGGAAACCTAGAGCAGATATGGCAAAATTATAATGTTTATTCTTATAATAACCGCAATGTATCAGATGAATAAAATTGCATAAGGAAGAGTTGATAAAAATGAATTTTAGTTTGCCTTCATATGTTAAATATGTTCTTGACACATTATCTTTTAATGGTTTTAAAGCGTATCTAGTAGGTGGGTGTGTTCGTGATTTTTTATTAAATATAGTTCCATCAGATTTTGATGTAACAACAAATGCAAAGCCTAATGATATAAAAAATATATTTAAAAATGTTTCTCTATATGGTGAAAAGCATGGAACAGTTGGGGTTATTAAAGATAACAAGATTGTTGAAGTTACGACTTTTAGAAAAGATGGATGTTATTTAGATTCAAGACATCCTCAAGATGTTTATTTTGTTGATTCTTTAAAAGAAGATTTAAAGCGAAGAGATTTTACAATAAATGCAATGGCTTATAATGAAAAAGAAAGTCTTATAGATTATTTTAATGGAAAAAATGACATTAAAAATAAGATAATACGAACTGTTGGAGAGCCTAAAGAAAGATTTTCAGAAGATGCTTTAAGAATGCTTAGAGCAGTACGATTTTCAGCAAAACTAGGTTTTAATATTGAGGAAAATACATATAATGCTATAAAAGAATCATATAAAAGTATGAAAAATATTTCAAAAGAGAGGATACAGTCTGAGTTTTCAAAAATACTTATTTCTGATCCTAAAAAAATAGACTATCTTATTTCTACAGGTCTTATTGATTATATAATTCCTTATTTTAAAAAGGTTGCTTTGGTTAAACAGAATAATCCATATCATGTGTATGATCTTTATGATCATACAATAATTGCGTGCTACAATATAGAAAATGAACTTTACTTAAGGCTTACTATGCTTTTACATGATATTGGGAAAGTAGAGACTAAAACTACAGATGAAAAGGGAATATCTCACTTTTACAATCATCCTAAAGTATCATCGTTTCTTGCGTTAAACATTTTAAAATGGCTAAAATATGATAATGATACTATAGATAAGGTTGTAAAGTTAGTTACATACCATGATTCTTTTTTGGATTCAAAAAAAGTAATAAAAAAGGTATTAAATAAATTAGGACTTGATCTTTTTAAAGATTTATTAAAAGTTCAGATGGCTGACTGCATGGCTCAGAATTTAAAAATGAATGAAAAAAGGGTTAAAGCAGTTAAAAATGCACGATTTTTATTAAATGAGATACTAGAAGATAAAGAATGTTTTACTCTTAAAGATTTAAATATAAACGGAAAAGATATAATTAATCTTGGTATAACAGATGGAAAATGTATTGGAAAAATATTAAATGATGTTTTAAATCTTGTTATTAAAAATCCTGATTTAAATAACAAAGATAAAATTATAAAATATATAAAAGTAACATATAAGTTATAATTGCCAAAGTGCTTTGTGCAATTGTAACTTTTTTTATGCTATAATTTAATAAAAAGATTTGGGGGTAAAATTTTAATGATAGATTATAAAAGAGATGGACATATACATTCTCCTCATTGTCCTCATGGTTCATCTGATACGTTTGATATGTATGTTAAAGAGGCTTTAAGAAAAGGACTTCATGAAATTTCGTTTACTGAACATCTGCCTTTTCCATGTTATTTTATGGATGATAAAAAGCTTTTAGATGACTCATCACCATCTAAAGATGAGATGAAGTTATACTTTTCTGATTTAAAAAGAATAAAAGAAAAATATAAAGAAAAAATAAAAATAAATTCTGGATGTGAGGTTGATTTTCTAGATGGACTTGAAGATAAATCAAAAGAAGTAATTAATGAGTTTGGAAATTATATAGAGGATGGTCTTATTTCTGTTCATTTTATACGAATTAATGATAAATTTTATGATATAGATGGGCTTGAAGGATTTAAAAATGCAACAAAAGCATTAGGAAGTGTTGAAAAAGTATATAATAAATATTATGAAACTATTATAAAAGCAGTAAAATCAGACCTTGGTCAATATAAACCTAAGAGAATTGCACATCCAAATTTAATAAGAGTATTTAATAAATTATATAATATATCATATAATAATAGAAAACTTTTAGAAAATGTTGTATTTGAGATAAAAAATAATGGATATGAAGTAGATGTAAATACATCTGGACTTAGAAAAGAATATTGCAGAGAAATATTTGTTGATGGTATTATGAAGGAATTAGTTAAAAAGTATGAAGTAAAACAAGTATTTGGCTCAGATTCACATAAAGCAAAAGATGTAGGATCTAATTTTAATTTATATAAATAAAAATCAAGGAGAATGTTTATGAATTCTTATATAGAAAAAATCCCTTTAAAAACAGAAAACGGTGAAATAGAAGATGCCTATCTTATCAAATTAGATAATACATATATTTCTGACATGGTTAATTTAGATAAGAAAATTTATGCTGATTTAAATAATAAAGAGTATTATTTTTGTTCTCCAAAAGAAGAATATGAAACTATAATAAATGGGGCAGGTTTAGCACTTGGAATTATTGATAGCAAAAATAATCTTATTGCTATGGGAGTGTATTTTGAGCCTGGAAAAAGAGAAGAAAATTATGCTTTTGATATTGAAGAAATAAAAGAAAAGGCAGAATTAGAAGGTCAGATAGAAGCTACTGTTGTTCTTAAAAAGTATCGTGGAAATAAAATTCAAAAAAAACTTTGTATGTATCTTGAAAAAGAATCAATAAAAAATAATAAAAAATATCTATGTGCAACAGTTCATCCTGATAATAAATATAGCCTTAACACATTTTTATCTTTAGGATTTAAAAAGAAGATTGAAAAAAACAAATACAAAGGCCTAAGAAGAACAGTTTTATTAAAAATTTTACAATAATAAATAAAAAAATTTAAAAAAGTATTGATTTTATTAAAATTTTGAAATATAATAAAGTCAACTTATTAATACAGAATGATTTGTATATAAATGCACAGATTAAGAAAAGTAAGTTCAAATGAATGATTTAAGAGAGCAGATGATGGTGGGATGTCTGTATGAATTCTGAACCGAAAGAACACTTAGGAGTAGCTGACCGAAATAATAAATTATTAAAGTAGACTCAGCCGGAGCCAAACCGTTATAATTGGAAGGTATAAACAATGAAGTTTGTACTGTAATGAGATAGTCTTTTAGACTAATTTGGGTGGTACCGCGTGATATTTACGTCCCTATGTAGAAAATCTACATAGGGACTTTTTTTATACAAATTATCAGAAAAAAATTACATTTATATAAAAATATTGAATTGAAAGGAAGAATTAAAATGAAAAGAACTTTTATAAAGGACATATCAGAGAAAAAAGATCAAACCGTTCTTCTAAGAGGATGGGTACACAAAATAAGAGATTTAAGTCATGTAACATTTATTATGCTTAGAGATAAGTCAGGAATAATTCAGCTTGTATGCACTAAAGAGGAAGCTTCGGAGTTAAGACTTGAAAATTCAATAGAAATTACAGGAACAGTTATAGAAAATGAAAAAGCAAAGGGAGGATATGAAATCCATACTGAAAGCATAAAAACTGTTGGAAATGTTTATTATGATAAACTTCCTTTTGAAATTACAGCATATAAAAATAAGACAGCACTTGAAACACAGCTTGATTATAGAACAATAAGTTTAAGAATTCCTAAAATAAAGGCAATATTTAAGGTTGAAAATGAGATAGAAGAATCATTTAGAAGATTCTTTAAAAGTAAATCATTTGAGGAAATCCATACTCCTAAGATAATCAATTCTGGAACTGAAGGCGGAAGTGAGATGTTCACTGTAAATTATTTTAACAAAAGAGCATTCTTAGCACAGAGTCCTCAATTTTATAAACAGATGATGGTTGGTGCAGGATTCGAAAGAGTTTTTGAAGTTGGATACGCATATAGAGCAGAGCTTCATAATACATACAGACATTTAAATGAGTATGTAAGTCTTGATGCTGAAATGGGATTTATTAAAGATGAAAATGATCTTATGGATGTTGAAGAAGAATTTATAAGATATATGTATAATCATTTAAAAGAAACATGCAAAGAAGAGCTTTCTCTTTATGATGTTGAAATTCCGGAAACAATAGATATTCCAAGAATTCCACTTAAAAAAGCACAGGAAATTTTATTAGATGAATATGGAAAAAGATCTCCAAATGGAAACATCGATAATGAAGGAGAAGTATTATTTGCTAAGTATGTAAAGGAAAAATACAATTCTGATTTCGTATTTTTAACTGAATATCCAACAGCTAAAAGACCAATGTATGCGATGGAAAGAAAAGAAGATCCTGAAACTACAAATAGTTTTGATTTAATCTTTAACGGACTTGAAATCACAACTGGAGGTCAGAGAATACACGACTATAAGATGCTTAAAGAAAAAATGGAAAAGTTAGGGCTTGACCTTGATGCTTTTGGATTTTATCTAAACACATTTAAATATGGAATGCCACCACATGGAGGATTTGCAATTGGTCTTGAAAGAATAACAATGAAAGTTTTAGGACTTTCAAATATTAGAGAAGCATCATTATTCCCAAGAGATATGAAAAGACTTGAACCATAAATTTAAGAGGTGAAAAAAATGAGTGTAAGTATTGATGAAGTAAAATATATAGCAAAGTTATCAAAATTAAAATTTACTGATGACGAAGCAGAAAAATTTTCAAAGGAATTTGAGAGTGTTTTAGATAATTTTAAATATTTAAATGAACTTGATTTAAGTATAAAAGATGATGTAAAAGTAGATACATTAGAACCAGTTGAAAGAAAAGATGAAATTAAAGATTTTGGCGAAAAAGATTTATTTAGAAATGTTAAGAATATGCAAGATGGGTACTTAAAAGTTCCTAAGACTTTTGATTAGGATGGTGAAAAATATGATTGAAAAGATGAGTTTAAAAAGTCTTTCTGAAAAGATAAAAAAACAAGAAATTACAAGTGAAGAAGTAGTAAAAAAATATATAGAAAATATACAAGAAAATGAACCAAAAGTTAATGCATTTCTTACTCTTTTATGTGATGAAGCATTAGAAAAGGCTAGAGAAATAGATAGAAAAGCAAAAAACAACGAAAAACTTGGAGCACTTTGTGGTATTCCAATTGCAATTAAAGATAATATTTGCACAGAAGGAATAAATACAACATGTGCATCAAAAATGCTTGAAGATTTTAATCCACCATACGATGCAACAGTAATCAAAAAACTTCAAGATGAGGATGCAATAATAATTGGTAAAACTAATATGGATGAATTTGCAATGGGTTCATCAACTGAGAATTCAGCATTTAAGGTAACTAAAAATCCTAGAGATTTATCGAGAGTTCCAGGAGGTTCATCAGGAGGTTCTGCAGCAGCAGTTGCAGCTAAAATGTGTCCAGTTTCTTTAGGATCAGATACTGGTGGATCAATAAGACAACCAGCAGCATTTTGTGGAGCAGTAGGACTTAAGCCTACATATGGACTTGTTTCAAGATTTGGGCTTATAGCATTTGGTTCATCGCTTGACCAGATAGGACCTTTTACAAATACTGTTTCTGATAGTGCATATATGCTTAATATTCTTCAAGGAGCAGATAAATACGATTCAACAAGTATAAGAAATATTTCTAAAAAAGATTATACATTAAATTTAGATGATGGAATAAAGAACATGAAGATAGGAATTCCTGAAGAATTTTTATTAGAAGGATTAAATGAAGAAATAAAAGATGCACTCTTAAATACAGTTGATAAGCTTAAAGAACTTGGTGCAGAAGTTGAAAAAATATCACTTCCTATAATGAAAGATGGACTTGCAGCATATTATATAATTTCATCTGCAGAAGCAAGCACAAATTTAGCACGATATGATGGAATAAGATATGGACATAAGACAAACGATTATACAAATCTTGAAGAACTTATGGTAAATACAAGAACTGAAGCATTTGGAAATGAAGTAAAAAGAAGAATTATGATGGGAACATATGCTTTATCATCTGGCTATTATGATGCTTATTATAATACAGCAGATAAATTCAGAAAAAAATTAAAATATGAATTAAAGAAAACTTTTGAAAAATATGATTTAATTCTAGGACCTGTATCACCAATTCTTCCATTTAAGATTAATGAAAAACATGAAGATCCTCTTTCTATGTATCTTGCAGATATATATACAGTTAATGTTAATTTAGCTGGTTCTCCGGCACTTTCAATGCCAGTTTCAAGATCAAGAGAAGGTCTTCCAATAGCGATACAGTTTATAGGTGATAGACTTTGTGAAGATAAGATATTTAAAGCAGCACATACTCTTGAAAAAGCTTTAAATGTAGAATTATAGGAGGCGAAATGTTATGAATTATGAAACTATAATAGGTCTTGAAATACATGCGGAATTAAAATCGAAAACAAAAATATTTTGTAATTGTTCGACTTCATTTGGAGCAAAACCTAACGAACATACATGTCCTATTTGTACAGGTATACCAGGAACTCTTCCAATGCTTAATGAAGAAGTTGTTAATCTTGCAATTAAGGCAGGTACAGCACTTGGATGCAAAGTAAATAAATATAGCAAGATGGATAGAAAAAATTACTTTTATCCAGATCTTCCAAAGGCTTTCCAAACATCTCAGTATGATCAGCCAATATGCTCAGGAGGAATTGTTGAATTTGAGCATGAAGGTAAAAAGGTAAAAGTAAGACTTAATAGAATTCACATTGAAGAAGATGCCGGAAAGCTTGTACATCTTGAGGAGGAAGAAGTAACTTTAGTTGATTACAATAGAGTAGGTGTTCCTCTTGCAGAAATAGTAACTGAACCAGATATGAGAAGTGTTTCTGAAGCAGTTGAATTTATGAAAAGATTAAAAGCAATATTAGAATATGGTGGAATCTCAGATTGTAGAATGGATCAAGGTTCTTTAAGATGCGATGCTAATATATCTCTAAGACCAGTTGGTAGTGAAAAATATGGAACAAAGGTAGAGATTAAGAATATAAACTCATTTAGAGAACTTCAAAAAGCACTTGAAAAAGAAGAACAAAGACAGTCAGAACTTTTAAGCTTTGGTGAAGGCGATAAAATAGTTCAAGAAACAAGAAGATGGGATTCTGGAAAAGGAAGAACAATTTCAATGCGTACAAAAGAAGAAGCTAATGATTATAGATACGTTGTTGAACCAGATCTTCCTCCTATAATTATTTCAGATGAGCAGATTAAAAAAGAAAAAGAATCACTTCCAGAAATGCCTGATGCTAAGAAGGAAAGATTTATAAAAGAATACAATTTATCTAACAGAGATGTTGATATTTTAATATCAGATAAAACACTTGCATTTTTCTTTGAAGATCTTGTAAAGTTAGGTATAAAACCAAAAACTGCTGCAAACTGGATTTTATCTGATATCTTAAGAAAATTAAATGAAAATAAAATGGCATCAAATGATATGAAATTATCTGCAGAAAATCTTGTTAAATTATTAAAAACAGTTGAAGAAGGCAAAATAAGCAATAATATTGCAAGAGAAGTATTTGAAAAAATATTTGATGAAAATACTGATCCACTTAAAATAATTGAAGAAAATGGATTAAGCCAGATAAGTTCACAAGATGATCTTTTAAAGATAGTAAAAGAAGTTGTTAAAAATAATCCTCAATCAGTTGAAGATTTTAAATCAGGAAAGAAACAAGCAACTTCATATCTTATGGGTCAAGTAATGAAAGAAACAAAAGGAAAAGCAAATCCAAAGATTGCGAAACAATTAGTAGATAAAGTATTAGAAGAAATTTAGTTAAATAAAAAGAACTGAGTGCAAAAAAGACTCAGTTCTTTTTTTATTCATCATCAGCTGACATAATAACTTTATCGAGATAAAAATAAAATTCAATGCCATCTTTTATATTATGAAATTCGAATTCAGATTTATGAAGATGTAAAATATTCTTTACTATAGATAAGCCAAGACCTGTACTGTTACTTTGAGTCCTTTCTCGTGACTTATCAAGTCTATAAAATTTATCAAATAACTTTTTGAGTTCATCTTCTGGAATATTTACTCCAAAATTCTGAACTGAGATTTTATATCTTTTAAGTTCTTCGTCTTCAGCAATTATTATCTTTATAATATTATCGCTTGGCGTATATTTAATTGCATTTGTTAATAAATTAGTGAAGACTTCTTCCATCTGAAATGGATCAGCATATACATAACTATATTCATCACACGAATCAAAAAATATCTTTAGATTTTTTGAAGAAGCATCTGGTTCATGTTTTTTCACTACTTTTTTAATAAGCCTATTTATATTAAAGTCTTCAAAATTTGGCTTCAATACTCCTGATTCTAGTTTTGAAAGTTCAAGCATATTTGATACTAAAACTCCCATTTTTTTAGCTTCATCTATTATTGTTTCTAAATATAAAGTTGCATCTTCACCTGTTACTATTCCGTCTTTAATTCCTTCAGCATAACCTTCTATGATTCCAATTGGAGTTTTTAGCTCATGGCTTACATTATTTACGAAATCATATCTCATATTTTCAAGCTGCCTTTCTTTCTCTATATCATGTTTTAGAGTTTCATTTTTGTCTTTAAGATCATCTAATGCATTTTTTAGATTTAAAGAAAGAGAATTAAGTGATTGACCAAGACTTCCTATTTCATCATTTGATGTAATTTCACATTTTTCATTAAAATTCATCTTAGCCATCCTGCAAGCAACATTATTAAGACGTATAAGCGGCTTTGAAACAAGATCTGAATATATCATTGAAAGCATTGCAGAAATTCCTATAAGCCCTATAAAAAGATAGAGCGAGAATTCTTCTATTACCTGTGTAGCTTCTTCTATAGGCTGAATTGATGAAACACAGATTATTATGTAGTCATTTTTAGTATTTAAAGACATAGGAGAAACTATACCAATTTTTTTTAGATTGCTGCTTTCATTATAAAAATTTTCATACTGCGTTCTAGATGTTTCAAGTGCAGTATTTATTATAGTTTTGTTCTTTATAAGTTCTGAACAAAAGGCTGTAAGTGTATCAAAATTATCTTTATCGTTTGTTGATTTATCTGGAAGAAATATTTTATTTTCATTAGGTGAAAATAATGCAAGTTTTGCATTATTTTTTATTTCGAAATCCTTCAAAGCAGAAAATAATTCATCATCATCTTTTAAATCACTTGAAAAAACTATATTAAGTTTATTTATTTCTTTTACTAAAGAAGTTGTTTTTTTATAGGAATAGAACTTCTCAAACAAAAGTGTTTGAGAAGTATATGTAACTGCAATAAGACAGAGAATCATAAGCAAAGTTATTGTAAATAATTTTTTTGCAAGACTTGTTTTTTTCTTAATATTATTTTGCTTCAAATTTATACCCGCTTCCACGTACAGTTACTATATATGATGATTTATCTAAAAGTTTTTCTCTTAGTCTTTTTACATTTGTATCTACAGTTCGGATATCACCATAATAATCTATTCCCCATACATTATCTAAAATATTATCTCTTGTAAGAGCCATTCCTTCATTTTTTACAAGATATATAAGAAGTTCATATTCTTTCGGCGATAATGTAATTATATTTTTGTTAATTTTGACTTCATGAGAAAGAGTATTTATTGTAAGGCCATTAAAATCTTGACAGCTTGAATCTATATCATCTCTTGTTCTTTTTAAAAGGGCCTTAACTTTTGCAATTAATACTTTTGGGCTGAATGGCTTTGTTATATAATCATCTGCACCTGTTTCATAGCCTAAGAGTTTATCTGTTTCCTGCTCTTTTGCAGTGAGAAGTATTACAGGAACAGTTGAAACACTCCTTAATTTTTCAAGCATTGTCATTCCATCCATTACAGGCATCATAATATCTAGAAGAACTATATCAATTTTATTTTTTGAAAATGCTAAAAGTCCTTCCTCACCATTTGAGGCTTCAAATACATTAAAATTATCTTTCATTAGATAATCTCGTAGTAAAAATCTTATTCTAAGTTCGTCTTCAACAATTAAAACTGATTTTTTCATATATTCATCTCCCTACTTTAATAATATAATACTATCACTAAAATAAGGCAATTATGTTACAGAGTAATTAGTGACACAAATTAAAGTTTATTGTATTATTAAATATGAAATGGAAAGAAAGGCAATGGTTAGTTTAATGTTTAATTTGAATTTTGATATAAAAACTCATACTTTAGAAAACGGTCTTGAAGTAATTACAATAAAAAAAGATACAAAAATAGGTTCAGTAAATATAGGAATAAAGGTTGGGCCTATGTATGAAAATATGCAGGAGAAGGGAATAAGTCATTTTATAGAACACACTTTATTCAAAGGAACTAAAAAAAGAGATAATAAGACTTTAAATAGCGAGCTAGATTTTCTTGGGGGAGAATATAATGCATATACTGATTATGATGCTACCGTATATAC
It includes:
- a CDS encoding MurR/RpiR family transcriptional regulator, which gives rise to MENTENSKDLMRLIQGKFTRLSKGQKLIAEYILKNYDKAAFMTAARLGVSVGVSESTVVRFANELGFSGYPRLQKALQELIKNKLTTVQRLELKNDYFSDGDALKGVLKADMENIRSTLEKINQNTFENVVKCIFDAKKIYIIGLRSSTALSEFLGFYLNIILQNVKVVSYGISDVFEQMINVSEGDLVIGIGFPRYAAKTIDALEFSKDRGAKVVALTDSLLSPLASKAEYTLIAQSNMASFVDSLVAPLSVINALIIAVGMREKENISDVFGNLEQIWQNYNVYSYNNRNVSDE
- a CDS encoding CCA tRNA nucleotidyltransferase — protein: MNFSLPSYVKYVLDTLSFNGFKAYLVGGCVRDFLLNIVPSDFDVTTNAKPNDIKNIFKNVSLYGEKHGTVGVIKDNKIVEVTTFRKDGCYLDSRHPQDVYFVDSLKEDLKRRDFTINAMAYNEKESLIDYFNGKNDIKNKIIRTVGEPKERFSEDALRMLRAVRFSAKLGFNIEENTYNAIKESYKSMKNISKERIQSEFSKILISDPKKIDYLISTGLIDYIIPYFKKVALVKQNNPYHVYDLYDHTIIACYNIENELYLRLTMLLHDIGKVETKTTDEKGISHFYNHPKVSSFLALNILKWLKYDNDTIDKVVKLVTYHDSFLDSKKVIKKVLNKLGLDLFKDLLKVQMADCMAQNLKMNEKRVKAVKNARFLLNEILEDKECFTLKDLNINGKDIINLGITDGKCIGKILNDVLNLVIKNPDLNNKDKIIKYIKVTYKL
- the hisJ gene encoding histidinol-phosphatase HisJ, whose protein sequence is MIDYKRDGHIHSPHCPHGSSDTFDMYVKEALRKGLHEISFTEHLPFPCYFMDDKKLLDDSSPSKDEMKLYFSDLKRIKEKYKEKIKINSGCEVDFLDGLEDKSKEVINEFGNYIEDGLISVHFIRINDKFYDIDGLEGFKNATKALGSVEKVYNKYYETIIKAVKSDLGQYKPKRIAHPNLIRVFNKLYNISYNNRKLLENVVFEIKNNGYEVDVNTSGLRKEYCREIFVDGIMKELVKKYEVKQVFGSDSHKAKDVGSNFNLYK
- a CDS encoding GNAT family N-acetyltransferase, which encodes MNSYIEKIPLKTENGEIEDAYLIKLDNTYISDMVNLDKKIYADLNNKEYYFCSPKEEYETIINGAGLALGIIDSKNNLIAMGVYFEPGKREENYAFDIEEIKEKAELEGQIEATVVLKKYRGNKIQKKLCMYLEKESIKNNKKYLCATVHPDNKYSLNTFLSLGFKKKIEKNKYKGLRRTVLLKILQ
- the aspS gene encoding aspartate--tRNA(Asn) ligase, with product MKRTFIKDISEKKDQTVLLRGWVHKIRDLSHVTFIMLRDKSGIIQLVCTKEEASELRLENSIEITGTVIENEKAKGGYEIHTESIKTVGNVYYDKLPFEITAYKNKTALETQLDYRTISLRIPKIKAIFKVENEIEESFRRFFKSKSFEEIHTPKIINSGTEGGSEMFTVNYFNKRAFLAQSPQFYKQMMVGAGFERVFEVGYAYRAELHNTYRHLNEYVSLDAEMGFIKDENDLMDVEEEFIRYMYNHLKETCKEELSLYDVEIPETIDIPRIPLKKAQEILLDEYGKRSPNGNIDNEGEVLFAKYVKEKYNSDFVFLTEYPTAKRPMYAMERKEDPETTNSFDLIFNGLEITTGGQRIHDYKMLKEKMEKLGLDLDAFGFYLNTFKYGMPPHGGFAIGLERITMKVLGLSNIREASLFPRDMKRLEP
- the gatC gene encoding Asp-tRNA(Asn)/Glu-tRNA(Gln) amidotransferase subunit GatC; protein product: MSVSIDEVKYIAKLSKLKFTDDEAEKFSKEFESVLDNFKYLNELDLSIKDDVKVDTLEPVERKDEIKDFGEKDLFRNVKNMQDGYLKVPKTFD
- the gatA gene encoding Asp-tRNA(Asn)/Glu-tRNA(Gln) amidotransferase subunit GatA; the encoded protein is MIEKMSLKSLSEKIKKQEITSEEVVKKYIENIQENEPKVNAFLTLLCDEALEKAREIDRKAKNNEKLGALCGIPIAIKDNICTEGINTTCASKMLEDFNPPYDATVIKKLQDEDAIIIGKTNMDEFAMGSSTENSAFKVTKNPRDLSRVPGGSSGGSAAAVAAKMCPVSLGSDTGGSIRQPAAFCGAVGLKPTYGLVSRFGLIAFGSSLDQIGPFTNTVSDSAYMLNILQGADKYDSTSIRNISKKDYTLNLDDGIKNMKIGIPEEFLLEGLNEEIKDALLNTVDKLKELGAEVEKISLPIMKDGLAAYYIISSAEASTNLARYDGIRYGHKTNDYTNLEELMVNTRTEAFGNEVKRRIMMGTYALSSGYYDAYYNTADKFRKKLKYELKKTFEKYDLILGPVSPILPFKINEKHEDPLSMYLADIYTVNVNLAGSPALSMPVSRSREGLPIAIQFIGDRLCEDKIFKAAHTLEKALNVEL
- the gatB gene encoding Asp-tRNA(Asn)/Glu-tRNA(Gln) amidotransferase subunit GatB, yielding MNYETIIGLEIHAELKSKTKIFCNCSTSFGAKPNEHTCPICTGIPGTLPMLNEEVVNLAIKAGTALGCKVNKYSKMDRKNYFYPDLPKAFQTSQYDQPICSGGIVEFEHEGKKVKVRLNRIHIEEDAGKLVHLEEEEVTLVDYNRVGVPLAEIVTEPDMRSVSEAVEFMKRLKAILEYGGISDCRMDQGSLRCDANISLRPVGSEKYGTKVEIKNINSFRELQKALEKEEQRQSELLSFGEGDKIVQETRRWDSGKGRTISMRTKEEANDYRYVVEPDLPPIIISDEQIKKEKESLPEMPDAKKERFIKEYNLSNRDVDILISDKTLAFFFEDLVKLGIKPKTAANWILSDILRKLNENKMASNDMKLSAENLVKLLKTVEEGKISNNIAREVFEKIFDENTDPLKIIEENGLSQISSQDDLLKIVKEVVKNNPQSVEDFKSGKKQATSYLMGQVMKETKGKANPKIAKQLVDKVLEEI
- a CDS encoding HAMP domain-containing sensor histidine kinase, with the translated sequence MILCLIAVTYTSQTLLFEKFYSYKKTTSLVKEINKLNIVFSSDLKDDDELFSALKDFEIKNNAKLALFSPNENKIFLPDKSTNDKDNFDTLTAFCSELIKNKTIINTALETSRTQYENFYNESSNLKKIGIVSPMSLNTKNDYIIICVSSIQPIEEATQVIEEFSLYLFIGLIGISAMLSMIYSDLVSKPLIRLNNVACRMAKMNFNEKCEITSNDEIGSLGQSLNSLSLNLKNALDDLKDKNETLKHDIEKERQLENMRYDFVNNVSHELKTPIGIIEGYAEGIKDGIVTGEDATLYLETIIDEAKKMGVLVSNMLELSKLESGVLKPNFEDFNINRLIKKVVKKHEPDASSKNLKIFFDSCDEYSYVYADPFQMEEVFTNLLTNAIKYTPSDNIIKIIIAEDEELKRYKISVQNFGVNIPEDELKKLFDKFYRLDKSRERTQSNSTGLGLSIVKNILHLHKSEFEFHNIKDGIEFYFYLDKVIMSADDE
- a CDS encoding response regulator transcription factor; protein product: MKKSVLIVEDELRIRFLLRDYLMKDNFNVFEASNGEEGLLAFSKNKIDIVLLDIMMPVMDGMTMLEKLRSVSTVPVILLTAKEQETDKLLGYETGADDYITKPFSPKVLIAKVKALLKRTRDDIDSSCQDFNGLTINTLSHEVKINKNIITLSPKEYELLIYLVKNEGMALTRDNILDNVWGIDYYGDIRTVDTNVKRLREKLLDKSSYIVTVRGSGYKFEAK